One genomic region from Ralstonia pickettii DTP0602 encodes:
- a CDS encoding metal-dependent hydrolase (K01996: livF; branched-chain amino acid transport system ATP-binding protein), translating to MLQLERVSLSYGSFRALDNITLHASAGELVVLLGANGAGKSSIFLAMSAIHRISGGSMRFDGRELSGMKPSQIVQAGLVHCPEGRKLFPAMSVEKNLVLGAYVHRRDGAGIRKTLEEVYELFPILRQKKDDPAGSLSGGQQQMVALGRALMSRPRALLLDEPSLGLAPLVVKQMFEIIQRINRAGTTVLLAEQNAYAALGIAHRAYVIESGRIVMEGDRDTLLKDEGIRKAYIGG from the coding sequence ATGTTACAGCTTGAACGCGTCTCGCTGTCGTACGGCAGCTTCCGCGCCCTGGACAACATCACCCTGCACGCCAGCGCCGGCGAGCTGGTGGTGCTGCTGGGCGCCAACGGCGCCGGCAAGAGCTCGATCTTCCTGGCGATGAGCGCGATCCACCGCATCAGCGGCGGAAGCATGCGCTTTGACGGGCGCGAGCTGTCGGGCATGAAGCCGTCACAGATCGTGCAGGCGGGGCTGGTGCATTGCCCCGAGGGCCGCAAGCTGTTCCCGGCGATGAGCGTGGAGAAGAACCTGGTGCTGGGCGCCTATGTGCACCGGCGCGATGGCGCAGGCATCCGCAAGACGCTGGAAGAGGTATACGAGTTGTTCCCGATCCTGCGGCAGAAGAAGGATGATCCGGCCGGCTCGCTGTCGGGCGGGCAGCAGCAGATGGTGGCGCTGGGGCGTGCGCTGATGAGCCGGCCGCGCGCGCTGCTGCTCGACGAGCCGTCGCTGGGCCTGGCGCCGCTGGTGGTCAAGCAGATGTTCGAGATCATCCAGCGCATCAATCGTGCGGGCACGACGGTGCTGCTGGCGGAGCAGAACGCCTATGCGGCGCTGGGCATCGCGCATCGTGCCTATGTGATCGAGAGCGGGCGCATCGTGATGGAGGGGGATCGGGATACGTTGCTGAAGGATGAGGGGATTCGGAAGGCGTATATCGGGGGGTGA
- a CDS encoding membrane protein has translation MVAKSGAKATGASPGSDLDPLTGVDNRQGFLKRLEARLHSEAVPRCALLLIGIDDFRAFNDMHGHAEGDIILQRVARRLRDASPRDAAIGRVGSDEFGVLLPSISDPTLVRHVGAAILSMLSSPHEHDGRRHHVLASIGACVVPAAGEQGSDVLAAASLALARAKHDGGRTMRFFKPQMRSDVTTRLSLVQALHEAYAQRQFELLYQPQVDLRDGRIRGAEALMRWRHPTRGLLTPAVFIDALAASSIASDVGMWLLQTACAQARAWSLAFPQAPRVAINLFAAQLSESRLLTEVRHVLRSLELAPDCLEIEITETIALQQGDEVSDQLQALRRDGVTLTCDDFGTGYASLSFLKSFPVDRLKIDQSFIRNVTEDPVDAAIVRSVINVGASLHIGVVAEGVETPEQRDFLLANGCHEAQGYLYGRPMPAEQLTQRLREQAGG, from the coding sequence ATGGTGGCCAAGTCGGGAGCGAAGGCGACTGGTGCCTCGCCAGGCTCGGATCTCGATCCGCTGACCGGCGTTGACAATCGCCAGGGATTTCTGAAGCGGCTGGAGGCACGCCTGCACAGCGAGGCGGTGCCCCGCTGTGCTTTGCTGCTCATCGGTATCGACGACTTCCGTGCCTTCAACGACATGCACGGGCATGCGGAAGGGGACATCATCCTGCAGCGCGTGGCCCGGCGCCTGCGCGACGCCTCTCCCCGCGACGCCGCCATTGGCCGTGTCGGCAGCGACGAATTCGGCGTGCTGCTGCCCTCCATTTCAGATCCCACGCTGGTGCGCCATGTCGGCGCCGCAATCCTGTCGATGCTGTCGTCCCCGCACGAGCATGACGGCCGCCGCCACCATGTGCTGGCCAGCATCGGCGCCTGCGTGGTCCCCGCCGCCGGCGAACAGGGCTCGGACGTACTGGCCGCCGCCAGCCTGGCGCTGGCCCGCGCCAAGCACGACGGCGGCCGCACCATGCGCTTCTTCAAGCCGCAGATGCGCTCGGACGTGACCACGCGGCTGTCGCTGGTGCAGGCGCTGCACGAAGCCTATGCGCAACGCCAGTTCGAACTGCTGTACCAGCCCCAGGTAGACCTGCGCGACGGCCGCATCCGCGGCGCCGAAGCGCTGATGCGCTGGCGCCATCCGACGCGCGGGCTGCTGACGCCGGCCGTTTTCATCGATGCACTGGCCGCGAGCAGTATCGCCAGCGATGTCGGCATGTGGCTGCTGCAGACCGCGTGCGCGCAGGCGCGCGCATGGTCGCTGGCCTTTCCGCAGGCGCCGCGCGTGGCGATCAACCTGTTTGCCGCGCAGTTGTCCGAAAGCCGGCTGCTGACCGAGGTGCGCCACGTGCTGCGCTCGCTGGAGCTGGCGCCCGACTGCCTGGAAATCGAGATCACCGAGACCATCGCGCTGCAGCAGGGCGACGAGGTTTCCGACCAGCTGCAGGCGTTGCGCCGCGACGGCGTGACGCTGACCTGCGACGACTTCGGCACGGGCTATGCCTCGCTCAGTTTCCTGAAGTCGTTCCCGGTGGACCGGCTCAAGATCGATCAGTCCTTTATCCGCAACGTAACCGAAGATCCGGTCGATGCGGCGATCGTGCGCTCGGTGATCAACGTGGGTGCGAGCCTGCACATCGGCGTGGTGGCTGAAGGCGTGGAAACGCCCGAGCAGCGCGACTTCCTGCTGGCCAATGGCTGCCATGAGGCGCAAGGCTACCTGTACGGCCGCCCGATGCCGGCCGAGCAGCTGACCCAACGCCTGCGCGAGCAGGCGGGCGGCTGA
- a CDS encoding ABC transporter permease (K01998: livM; branched-chain amino acid transport system permease protein), with protein MKALQGKTGWMLLLALAIAFPLITPNSYYLTVMTLAFIYALATLGLNLITGYTGQLNLAHGGFMAIGAYTLGILTVDHQVPFWLAFALAGLVCMVLGYVVGVVSLRLKGHYFSIFTMCIGYIIYLLIEKWESLTHGTVGLIGIPVPAAIGPVAFDSVQGQYYLVLFFLAVGTFLMHRIVTSLLGRSFMAVRNSDALAEALGINLMRTKVLSFVLSVGYAGFAGALYAGQVRFLGPDIARTDLTFDMVMSMLVGGIGTIFGPLLGAVLVPWVTQSLQFMQDYRMLVFGPVLILLIIFFPDGIAGSYLKKQARKAAAARRGKLAQSAPSAPSASPPAVSTTRAGADHA; from the coding sequence ATGAAAGCATTGCAAGGAAAAACCGGCTGGATGCTGCTGCTGGCACTGGCCATCGCCTTCCCGCTGATCACGCCCAACAGCTACTACCTGACCGTGATGACGCTGGCATTCATCTATGCCCTCGCCACCTTGGGACTGAACCTGATCACCGGCTATACCGGCCAGCTCAACCTGGCACACGGCGGCTTCATGGCGATCGGCGCCTATACGCTGGGCATCCTGACCGTGGACCACCAGGTGCCGTTCTGGCTGGCGTTCGCGCTGGCGGGCCTGGTCTGCATGGTGCTGGGCTATGTGGTCGGCGTGGTGTCGCTGCGGCTCAAGGGCCATTACTTCTCGATCTTCACCATGTGCATCGGCTACATCATCTACCTGCTGATCGAGAAGTGGGAAAGCCTGACGCACGGCACCGTGGGCCTGATCGGCATCCCGGTGCCGGCGGCGATCGGCCCGGTCGCGTTCGACAGCGTGCAGGGGCAGTACTACCTGGTGCTGTTCTTCCTGGCGGTGGGCACGTTCCTGATGCACCGCATCGTCACCTCGCTGCTGGGCCGCAGCTTCATGGCCGTGCGCAACAGCGACGCGCTGGCCGAGGCGCTGGGCATCAACCTGATGCGCACCAAGGTATTGTCGTTCGTGCTGTCGGTGGGCTACGCCGGCTTTGCCGGCGCGCTGTACGCCGGCCAGGTGCGCTTCCTGGGACCGGACATCGCCCGCACCGACCTGACCTTCGACATGGTGATGTCGATGCTGGTGGGCGGCATCGGCACGATCTTCGGGCCGCTGCTGGGCGCGGTGCTGGTGCCGTGGGTCACGCAATCGCTGCAGTTCATGCAGGACTACCGCATGCTGGTGTTCGGCCCGGTACTGATCCTGCTGATCATCTTCTTCCCGGACGGCATCGCCGGCTCTTACCTGAAGAAGCAGGCGCGCAAGGCCGCGGCCGCGCGGCGCGGCAAGCTGGCGCAGTCCGCCCCCTCCGCCCCGTCTGCCAGCCCCCCCGCCGTATCGACCACCCGCGCCGGAGCCGACCATGCTTGA
- a CDS encoding membrane protein — MSDPSRDFSRASSPASCQAAGHNRRAQRSRLALTALAAAAGLAVAAAALAQVPPAPGEAYLDAPVADAPAQQIDPSSRIATLTAVDGNLSFAPAGSDDWAAAGLNRPVTTGDRLWLDAGGRAELHAGAVAIRMGGATAASILNLDDSTTQVKLTQGTLQLRVRALPQDQTVEVDTPNLAFVPREPGDYRLDVAPDGSTTTVTMRHGSAVVYGDSRSIEMQRGDRMRFGGTDLADAGGGGAPEDAFDRWTAARDAREDASPSARYVPREMPGYAALDGYGDWQEDPGYGAVWFPRVVSAGWAPYSVGHWAWIAPWGWTWIDDAPWGFAPSHYGRWAYVGTRWGWVPGPRVGRPCYAPAVVAFVGGGGPHWNVRVDKGPGVAWYPLGPRDAYRPAYRASPTYVARINRVTVNNIVMGDRRPGPYANRNVPGAITGMPARNFVEGRPVRGMHREEWRNLPTGEARGGPPVAPVKGSLLGAAPARPLPPQARHGFERQAIAARPPGRPASDDLARRFAREGAVVPGAGPVWRGERVDRGERGRPGRADARPAPEVRMSQAAIAARDRGNANAPGEPWRGNGRGFSNRPDEARGFADQPGAPDAQRQGQAMQREQQQALQRQQMEQQRALRDQQRQLPEMQRQQQEALQRQQRQGQDPQQQARELQRQQQEAMDRRQQEQQRQWQGQAREQQQARELQRQQQEAMDRRQQEQQRAQQRQWADGQDRPDPARQSQEMQRQRFEQQRQMQEAQQQRQMHETQQRQAQEVQQQRQMQEAQQQRQMHETQQRQAQEVQQQRQMQEARQRQAQDAQRQQVEQQRQFDTQQRQAADQQRQQMERQRQMAEQQRQGEEMQRQRFEQQRQAQEAQQRQAQAQAQAQAQAVQRQQMEQQRQMQEQQRQQAMQRQVHEQQQRAAQEQQRAMQEQQRQQAMQRQVHEQQQRAAQEQQRAMQEQQRHQQDQQRQMQERQRQQMEQQRQQQQQQQQQQQQQQRAQHERGQMEARNGRDGDRRQ, encoded by the coding sequence ATGTCCGATCCCTCCCGCGATTTTTCCCGAGCTTCTTCCCCGGCTTCTTGCCAGGCTGCCGGCCATAACCGCCGCGCGCAGCGCTCCCGGCTGGCACTGACCGCGCTGGCGGCGGCTGCCGGCCTGGCCGTGGCGGCCGCTGCACTGGCGCAGGTGCCCCCCGCGCCCGGCGAGGCTTACCTCGATGCGCCGGTGGCCGATGCCCCGGCGCAGCAGATCGACCCGTCCTCGCGCATCGCCACGCTGACCGCCGTCGACGGCAACCTGAGCTTTGCGCCGGCGGGGTCGGACGACTGGGCCGCGGCGGGCCTGAACCGGCCGGTCACCACCGGCGACCGGCTGTGGCTGGACGCCGGCGGCCGCGCCGAGCTGCATGCGGGCGCCGTCGCGATCCGGATGGGTGGCGCGACCGCGGCCAGCATCCTGAACCTCGACGACAGCACCACGCAGGTCAAGCTGACCCAGGGCACGCTGCAACTGCGCGTGCGCGCGCTGCCGCAGGACCAGACCGTGGAGGTGGATACCCCCAACCTGGCCTTCGTCCCGCGCGAGCCGGGCGACTACCGTCTTGACGTAGCGCCCGACGGCAGCACCACCACCGTGACCATGCGCCATGGCAGCGCCGTGGTCTACGGCGACAGCCGCTCGATCGAAATGCAGCGCGGCGATCGCATGCGCTTTGGCGGCACCGACCTGGCCGACGCGGGCGGCGGCGGCGCGCCGGAAGACGCCTTCGATCGCTGGACCGCGGCCCGCGATGCGCGCGAAGACGCTTCGCCGTCGGCGCGCTACGTGCCGCGCGAGATGCCGGGCTACGCCGCGCTGGATGGCTATGGCGACTGGCAGGAAGATCCCGGCTACGGCGCGGTCTGGTTCCCGCGCGTGGTGAGCGCGGGCTGGGCGCCGTACAGCGTTGGGCATTGGGCCTGGATCGCGCCGTGGGGCTGGACCTGGATCGACGATGCGCCGTGGGGCTTCGCGCCCTCGCACTATGGCCGCTGGGCCTATGTCGGCACGCGTTGGGGCTGGGTGCCCGGCCCGCGCGTGGGGCGTCCGTGCTACGCACCTGCGGTAGTTGCCTTCGTCGGCGGCGGCGGTCCGCACTGGAACGTACGCGTGGACAAGGGGCCTGGCGTGGCCTGGTATCCGCTGGGTCCGCGCGACGCGTACCGCCCGGCTTATCGGGCCAGCCCGACCTACGTCGCGCGCATCAACCGCGTTACCGTCAACAACATCGTGATGGGCGACCGCCGCCCTGGCCCCTACGCCAACCGCAACGTGCCCGGTGCGATCACCGGCATGCCGGCACGCAACTTCGTCGAAGGCCGGCCGGTGCGCGGCATGCACCGCGAGGAATGGCGCAACCTGCCGACCGGCGAGGCCCGCGGCGGGCCGCCGGTGGCACCGGTCAAGGGCAGCCTGCTGGGCGCGGCCCCGGCGCGGCCGCTGCCGCCGCAGGCGCGGCATGGCTTCGAGCGCCAGGCCATCGCCGCGCGCCCGCCGGGCCGGCCCGCCAGCGACGACCTGGCCCGGCGCTTTGCGCGCGAGGGCGCGGTCGTGCCGGGTGCGGGGCCGGTCTGGCGCGGCGAGCGCGTGGATCGCGGTGAGCGCGGGCGTCCCGGACGCGCCGACGCGCGCCCGGCGCCCGAGGTGCGCATGAGCCAGGCCGCCATCGCAGCGCGCGATCGCGGCAATGCGAACGCGCCGGGTGAGCCGTGGCGCGGCAACGGCCGGGGCTTCAGCAACCGGCCGGACGAGGCACGCGGCTTCGCCGACCAGCCGGGTGCGCCCGACGCGCAGCGCCAGGGCCAGGCCATGCAGCGCGAACAGCAGCAGGCGCTGCAGCGCCAGCAGATGGAACAGCAACGCGCGCTGCGCGACCAGCAACGGCAGTTGCCCGAGATGCAGCGCCAACAGCAGGAAGCCCTGCAGCGGCAGCAGCGTCAGGGACAGGACCCGCAGCAACAGGCGCGCGAACTGCAGCGCCAGCAGCAGGAAGCGATGGACCGGCGCCAGCAGGAGCAGCAGCGACAGTGGCAAGGCCAGGCACGCGAGCAGCAGCAGGCGCGTGAACTGCAGCGCCAGCAGCAGGAAGCGATGGACCGGCGCCAGCAGGAGCAGCAACGCGCCCAGCAGCGCCAGTGGGCCGACGGCCAGGATCGTCCCGATCCGGCGCGGCAGTCGCAGGAGATGCAGCGCCAGCGCTTCGAGCAACAGCGGCAGATGCAGGAAGCGCAGCAGCAGCGGCAGATGCATGAAACCCAGCAACGCCAGGCGCAGGAGGTCCAGCAGCAGCGGCAGATGCAGGAAGCGCAGCAGCAGCGGCAGATGCATGAAACCCAGCAACGCCAGGCGCAGGAGGTCCAGCAGCAGCGGCAAATGCAGGAAGCGCGGCAGCGCCAGGCGCAGGACGCGCAACGGCAGCAGGTGGAGCAGCAGCGCCAGTTCGACACGCAGCAGCGGCAGGCCGCAGACCAGCAGCGCCAGCAGATGGAGCGGCAGCGCCAGATGGCCGAGCAGCAGCGCCAGGGCGAGGAGATGCAGCGCCAGCGCTTCGAGCAGCAGCGGCAGGCGCAGGAGGCGCAGCAGCGCCAGGCGCAAGCCCAGGCACAGGCCCAGGCGCAGGCCGTGCAGCGCCAGCAGATGGAGCAGCAACGGCAGATGCAGGAGCAGCAACGCCAGCAGGCCATGCAGCGCCAGGTGCACGAGCAGCAGCAACGCGCCGCGCAGGAGCAGCAGCGCGCAATGCAGGAGCAGCAGCGCCAGCAGGCCATGCAGCGCCAGGTGCACGAGCAGCAGCAGCGCGCCGCGCAGGAGCAGCAGCGCGCAATGCAGGAGCAGCAGCGCCACCAGCAGGATCAGCAACGGCAGATGCAGGAACGGCAGCGCCAGCAGATGGAGCAGCAACGGCAACAACAACAGCAACAACAGCAACAACAGCAACAACAGCAGCGTGCGCAGCACGAGCGCGGGCAGATGGAAGCGCGCAACGGACGGGACGGGGATCGCCGCCAGTAG
- a CDS encoding hypothetical protein (K11901: impB; type VI secretion system protein ImpB), producing the protein MDELFYLQDSRSYVGNDVLWWAKDGNGYTTDLSKAHVCTKAEAIRQHEERATDIPWPKAYIDAKTRLAIDMQYIKQDEALADTGIVLRKPEKAKPQTPRCHGCGKFISETQFWSGACPSCGTDNRP; encoded by the coding sequence ATGGACGAACTCTTCTATCTTCAAGACAGCCGAAGCTACGTCGGCAACGACGTGCTGTGGTGGGCAAAGGACGGCAATGGCTATACCACCGACCTGAGTAAGGCCCACGTCTGCACGAAGGCCGAGGCGATCCGCCAGCATGAGGAAAGGGCAACCGACATCCCGTGGCCGAAGGCGTACATCGACGCCAAGACGCGGCTGGCCATTGACATGCAGTACATCAAGCAGGATGAGGCGCTGGCGGACACAGGAATCGTGCTGCGCAAACCCGAAAAGGCGAAGCCCCAGACGCCTCGCTGCCACGGTTGCGGCAAGTTCATCAGCGAAACCCAGTTCTGGTCCGGCGCATGCCCCAGCTGCGGCACGGATAACCGGCCATGA
- a CDS encoding ethanolamine utilization protein EutJ (K01999: livK; branched-chain amino acid transport system substrate-binding protein), translating into MQSNIMRRIFPLAATAVAAMLASGAALAQEVVKIGYTGPLSGGAALYGKNVLSGVQMAVDEVNASGLEVKGKKVKLEVVALDDKYSPAEAAINGRRLVQQHKTAAIFVPHSGGIFALQAFNEQEKFLVMAYSSVPRITDAGNKLTIRIPPAYTGYIEPFIKAQMKRYGKNVALAPADHDYAKAWVQAFTPAWEAAGGKVVANNPMSYTKATDFYSGVSRAISEKPDVMFVGGPSEPTALVVKQARELGFKGGFIVMDQAKMDEMARVTNGLGMLEGSIGVLPLVNDSRPAAQNFNAKYKKLHDGRDATTEMSLNYTMVYALAGAMKLAGTTSDAAAIRAKMPDAVKGLAREVNPNEVDGIDAKGGSMADTVVGWVQNGKISQVRLSELAK; encoded by the coding sequence ATGCAAAGCAACATCATGCGCCGTATCTTCCCGCTGGCCGCCACCGCCGTGGCCGCCATGCTGGCCTCGGGCGCCGCGCTGGCGCAGGAAGTGGTCAAGATCGGCTATACCGGCCCGCTGTCGGGCGGCGCCGCGCTGTATGGCAAGAACGTGCTGTCGGGCGTGCAGATGGCCGTGGACGAGGTCAACGCCTCCGGCCTGGAGGTCAAAGGCAAGAAGGTCAAGCTGGAAGTGGTGGCGCTGGACGACAAGTACTCGCCCGCCGAGGCCGCGATCAACGGGCGCCGCCTGGTGCAGCAGCACAAGACCGCGGCGATCTTTGTGCCGCACTCGGGCGGCATCTTTGCGCTGCAGGCTTTCAACGAGCAGGAGAAGTTCCTGGTGATGGCCTACTCCAGCGTGCCGCGCATCACCGACGCCGGCAACAAGCTGACCATCCGCATCCCGCCGGCCTACACCGGCTATATCGAGCCCTTTATCAAGGCGCAGATGAAGCGCTACGGCAAGAACGTGGCGCTGGCGCCGGCTGACCACGACTACGCCAAGGCATGGGTGCAGGCCTTCACGCCGGCGTGGGAAGCGGCCGGCGGCAAGGTGGTGGCCAACAACCCGATGTCGTACACCAAGGCGACCGATTTCTACAGCGGCGTGTCGCGCGCGATCAGCGAGAAGCCGGACGTGATGTTCGTCGGCGGCCCGTCGGAGCCGACCGCGCTGGTGGTCAAGCAGGCACGCGAGCTGGGCTTCAAGGGTGGCTTTATCGTGATGGACCAGGCCAAGATGGACGAGATGGCCAGGGTCACCAACGGCCTGGGCATGCTGGAGGGCTCGATCGGCGTGCTGCCGCTGGTCAACGACAGCCGCCCGGCCGCGCAGAACTTCAACGCCAAGTACAAGAAGCTGCATGACGGGCGCGATGCCACCACCGAGATGTCGCTGAACTACACCATGGTGTATGCGCTGGCCGGCGCGATGAAGCTGGCCGGCACCACCAGCGATGCCGCCGCGATCCGCGCGAAGATGCCGGATGCGGTCAAGGGGCTGGCCAGGGAGGTCAATCCCAACGAGGTCGATGGCATCGATGCCAAGGGTGGGTCGATGGCCGATACCGTGGTGGGCTGGGTGCAGAACGGCAAGATCTCGCAGGTGCGCCTGTCTGAACTGGCGAAGTAA
- a CDS encoding ABC transporter permease (K01997: livH; branched-chain amino acid transport system permease protein) has protein sequence MALFLQQILNGLTLGGVYSLVALGLTLVYGILHVPNFAHGAFYMAGAYVSYYLMTSLGVNYWLAMLGAALVVAVLSMLADRLVFHPLRNSPELHDMIAAIGILLFLEAGAQALWGADFHRMPTPYGQIVDIFGLTAPLQRLLIIGAAFALMVLLHLFLTRTMTGATIMAMAQNREGAALVGIDATRVTLLVFAISGALAAIAATLYAPINLVYPSMGNLVITKAFVIIILGGMGSIPGAIVGGLIIGMAESFGGFYVSTDYKDIIAFVLLVVILSIRPQGLFAGKAA, from the coding sequence GTGGCATTGTTCCTTCAACAGATCCTGAACGGCCTGACGCTGGGCGGCGTGTACAGCCTGGTGGCCCTTGGCCTGACGCTGGTCTACGGCATCCTGCACGTGCCCAACTTCGCGCACGGCGCGTTCTACATGGCCGGCGCCTACGTCTCCTACTACCTGATGACGTCGCTCGGCGTGAACTACTGGCTGGCAATGCTGGGCGCGGCGCTGGTGGTGGCGGTGCTGTCGATGCTGGCCGACCGGCTGGTGTTCCACCCGCTGCGCAACTCGCCCGAACTGCACGACATGATCGCGGCGATCGGCATCCTGCTGTTCCTGGAAGCCGGCGCGCAGGCGCTGTGGGGCGCGGACTTCCACCGCATGCCCACGCCGTATGGCCAGATCGTCGATATCTTCGGCCTGACCGCACCGCTGCAGCGGTTGCTGATCATCGGCGCCGCCTTCGCGCTGATGGTGCTGCTGCACCTGTTCCTCACGCGCACCATGACCGGCGCCACCATCATGGCCATGGCGCAGAACCGCGAGGGCGCCGCGCTGGTCGGCATCGATGCCACGCGCGTGACGCTGCTGGTCTTCGCCATCTCCGGCGCGCTCGCCGCGATCGCCGCCACGCTCTATGCGCCGATCAACCTGGTCTACCCCAGCATGGGCAACCTGGTGATCACCAAGGCCTTCGTCATCATCATCCTGGGCGGCATGGGCAGCATCCCCGGGGCCATCGTTGGCGGGCTGATCATCGGCATGGCCGAGAGCTTCGGCGGCTTCTACGTTTCCACCGACTACAAGGACATCATCGCCTTCGTGCTGCTGGTGGTGATCCTGTCGATCCGGCCGCAGGGCCTGTTTGCCGGCAAGGCAGCCTGA
- a CDS encoding amino acid ABC transporter ATP-binding protein (K01995: livG; branched-chain amino acid transport system ATP-binding protein), producing the protein MLEIRNLTKKFGGLTAVHDVSVTFEQGHINAIIGPNGAGKTTFFNLVAGTHAPSSGQILFKGQDVAGLRADQIARLGVARTFQATALFDRATVLDNLIVGHRLRTHAGLCDVLFNTRRLREEERLCRDKAEAALDFVGLSHLAHEVAADITQEARKRVAFALALATDPELLLLDEPAGGVNPEETVGLAELIRKMVRHGKTVCLIEHKMDMIMRLADKIMVLNYGEKIAEGTPAQIQQDPHVIEAYLGADHVTA; encoded by the coding sequence ATGCTTGAGATCCGCAACCTCACCAAGAAATTCGGCGGCCTGACCGCGGTGCACGACGTGTCGGTGACCTTCGAGCAAGGGCATATCAACGCCATCATCGGGCCCAACGGCGCCGGCAAGACCACCTTCTTCAACCTGGTGGCGGGCACGCATGCGCCCAGCTCCGGCCAGATCCTGTTCAAGGGCCAGGACGTCGCCGGCCTGCGCGCCGACCAGATCGCGCGCCTGGGCGTGGCGCGCACCTTCCAGGCCACGGCGCTGTTCGACCGCGCCACGGTACTCGACAACCTGATCGTCGGCCACCGCCTGCGCACCCACGCCGGGCTGTGCGACGTGCTGTTCAACACGCGCCGCCTGCGTGAAGAAGAGCGCTTGTGCCGCGACAAGGCCGAAGCGGCGCTGGACTTTGTCGGGCTGTCGCACCTGGCGCACGAGGTCGCCGCCGATATCACGCAGGAAGCGCGCAAGCGCGTGGCCTTTGCCCTGGCGCTCGCTACCGACCCCGAACTGCTGCTGCTGGATGAACCGGCCGGCGGCGTCAACCCCGAAGAGACCGTCGGCCTCGCCGAGCTGATTCGCAAGATGGTGCGCCATGGCAAGACGGTCTGCCTGATCGAACACAAGATGGACATGATCATGCGCCTCGCAGACAAGATCATGGTGCTGAACTACGGCGAGAAGATCGCCGAAGGCACGCCCGCGCAGATCCAGCAGGATCCGCATGTCATCGAGGCCTACCTGGGAGCCGACCATGTTACAGCTTGA